A DNA window from Pyrus communis chromosome 3, drPyrComm1.1, whole genome shotgun sequence contains the following coding sequences:
- the LOC137727580 gene encoding uncharacterized protein, producing the protein MYPKVKVRLHDQQEDQFSPQDDHRKLLLANIHAAKEIKSCSSPLLARLTMEAYAPKLPRQSISSSKENSKNLGKATTPDARACLVLRPRAVLSSPENDGMIGSINKIVDRKNSPAIKVKNPNTATSSAQRPHQEAKKAPSQAKKKATATATARPVAMNTNKGSNIKTFFNSNNGDVKSKFQKPLVGKQHASLGTREPSFTSS; encoded by the exons A TGTATCCAAAAGTGAAGGTGAGGCTACATGATCAACAAGAAGATCAGTTTTCTCCACAAGATGATCACAGAAAGTTGCTGTTGGCAAACATCCATGCAG CGAAGGAGATTAAAAGTTGTTCTTCACCATTGCTTGCCAGATTAACCATGGAGGCTTATGCACCTAAGTTACCCAGACAatcaatttcttcatccaaag AGAACAGCAAAAATCTTGGCAAGGCTACAACACCAGATGCTAGAGCTTGCTTAGTCCTCCGTCCTCGCGCCGTGTTATCGAGTCCTG aaaatgatgggatgattggaagcataaACAAGATAGTCGATCGTAAGAACTCACCGGCTATCAAAGTGAAAAACCCTAATACTGCTACCAGTTCTGCACAAAGGCCCCATCAAGAAGCCAAGAAAGCTCCAAGTCAGGCGAAGAAGAAGGCAACTGCAACTGCAACTGCAAGGCCTGTGGCTATGAACACGAACAAAGGCTCCAATATTAAAACATTTTTTAACAGTAATAATGGTGATGTGAAAAGTAAGTTTCAGAAACCCTTGGTGGGAAAACAGCATGCAAGTCTTGGAACGCGGGAACCAAGTTTCACTTCAAGTTAA
- the LOC137729618 gene encoding mitochondrial import receptor subunit TOM9-2-like: MAAQARKGGISLPERRNPKKEDDGVIAKLAQSEIVIRGKQAANDAAFVTKKLMKSTGKAAWIAGTSFLILVVPLIIAMDREQQLNELELQQANILGAAQPQK; the protein is encoded by the coding sequence ATGGCGGCCCAGGCTCGAAAAGGCGGAATCTCCCTCCCCGAACGGCGGAACCCTAAGAAGGAAGACGACGGTGTGATCGCGAAGCTGGCGCAGTCCGAAATTGTCATTCGGGGAAAGCAAGCCGCAAACGACGCCGCATTTGTCACGAAGAAGCTCATGAAGAGCACCGGCAAGGCCGCCTGGATCGCCGGTACCTCGTTCCTCATACTGGTGGTTCCGTTGATCATCGCCATGGACCGCGAGCAGCAGCTCAACGAGCTCGAGCTCCAGCAGGCCAACATCCTGGGGGCTGCGCAGCCCCAGAAGTAA
- the LOC137729964 gene encoding plasmodesmata-located protein 1-like, producing MVFPTSNPSPSIFSALFFFTLLASFPFSTISADLTNLIYKGCANQNFQDPNGTYKKNLKSLFDSLVSQSSQKTYFSTTFGDGQTAIVGTYQCRGDLSTSDCNLCVKNIPALANKLCGEVVAARVQLGGCYLRYEVAGFQQVPGTQFLFKICGKNQASGVSAGFADKRDKAFGMVENGVKNGSAGFYTGTYQSVYILGQCEGNLGSGDCGDCVKTADQRAKSDCNGSFSGQIYLQKCYISYNFYPNGVTSIASSSGSRHHTQRTVAIAVGGLAAFGFLVVCLMFVKQLMKKKHGGKHGDYY from the exons ATGGTTTTTCCCACTTCCAATCCCTCTCCTTCCATTTTCTCTGCTCTGTTTTTCTTCACCCTCCTCGCCTCCTTTCCATTTTCCACCATTTCTGCTGATCTCACAAACTTGATCTACAAAGGCTGTGCAAACCAAAACTTCCAAGATCCAAATGGAACTTACAAAAAAAACCTCAAATCTTTGTTCGATTCTCTGGTCTCCCAATCGTCGCAAAAGACTTACTTTTCCACCACCTTTGGCGACGGCCAAACCGCAATCGTGGGGACGTACCAATGCAGGGGAGACCTCAGCACATCCGATTGCAACCTCTGCGTGAAAAATATTCCAGCTTTGGCCAATAAACTATGTGGGGAGGTAGTAGCAGCCAGAGTTCAGCTGGGTGGGTGTTACCTGAGGTATGAGGTTGCTGGGTTTCAACAGGTTCCAGGGACAcagtttttgtttaaaatttgtgGGAAAAATCAGGCAAGTGGGGTGAGTGCTGGGTTTGCAGACAAGAGGGACAAGGCCTTTGGGATGGTGGAAAATGGGGTGAAAAATGGGAGTGCTGGGTTTTATACTGGGACTTATCAGTCTGTGTATATTTTGGGGCAGTGTGAGGGGAATTTGGGAAGTGGGGATTGTGGGGATTGTGTGAAAACTGCTGATCAGAGGGCTAAAAGTGACTGCAACGGTTCATTTTCTGGGCAGATTTATCTTCAGAAGTGCTATATCAGCTACAACTTTTACCCCAATGGTGTGACAAGCATAGCGTCTTCATCAG GGTCTAGGCACCATACACAGAGGACAGTGGCAATTGCAGTGGGAGGGTTGGCAGCTTTTGGGTTTctagttgtttgtttgatgtttGTTAAGCAACTCATGAAGAAGAAACATGGTGGGAAGCATGGAGATTACTACTGA
- the LOC137727330 gene encoding homeobox-leucine zipper protein ROC1-like, which yields MKYSCHAQGQPYLVISSDPDESSSDEDIDEKSDNGFLQLQEANNICLAAYREVMTLAINAKAWKMGLPPLGSIEDIQQMFKTLPSPGMKVESSVERVILPLSPRFLITTMIDVDKWASTFSHIVHRGCVQDPTGVVGRLSAMHRGQESGNRIDMTIVNAEFHLPTPFVQKYRFVRFVRSVMEDTWAVVDLSTDYFQQHSLDSAASKVNCLRRPSGVIVKRLRTYENLSEVIWIENMEVKDCKVDDDVDDDDMQSGTMNSNLAFDAKHWVNILSSNHRRRCANPKISYISDQVTQGEKNELSIETLIKID from the exons ATG AAATATAGCTGTCATGCTCAAGGACAACCCTATTTAGTCATCTCCTCGGATCCGGATGAGTCTTCTTCCGATGAAGATATCGATGAGAAATCTGATAATGGGTTCCTACAGCTACAGGAGGCAAATAACATCTGCCTTGCAGCTTACAGAGAGGTTATGACATTGGCTATCAACGCAAAAGCTTGGAAGATGGGCCTTCCACCACTCGGTTCAATCGAGGATATACAACAAATGTTCAAGACTCTGCCTTCACCCGGAATGAAAGTAGAATCCTCCGTTGAGCGCGTCattcttcctctttctcctaGGTTTTTGATAACTACTATGATTGACGTG gacAAATGGGCTTCAACCTTTTCCCACATTGTTCATCGAGGATGTGTACAAGACCCAACTGGTGTTGTTGGACGTCTATCGGCAATGCACAGAGGACAAGAATCTGGCAACCGTATCGATATGACAATT GTCAATGCTGAATTTCACTTGCCTACACCATTTGTGCAAAAATACCGTTTTGTCAGATTTGTACGGAGCGTCATGGAAGATACATGGGCTGTAGTTGATCTATCAACTGATTATTTTCAGCAGCATTCACTTGATTCTGCTGCATCGAAAGTGAACTGTCTTCGGAGGCCATCTGGGGTCATTGTCAAGCGCCTCAGGACGTATGAAAATTTATCCGAG GTTATATGGATTGAAAATATGGAAGTGAAAGATTGCAAAGTTGATGATGATGTGGACGACGATGATATGCAGTCAGGAACAATGAATTCAAACCTAGCATTTGACGCAAAGCACTGGGTTAATATTTTGTCATCAAATCACAGAAGAAGATGTGCCAACCctaaaatttcatatatatctGATCAAG TGACTCAAGGGGAGAAGAATGAACTGTCAATAGAAACCTTAATAAAAATTGACTGA